The following proteins are encoded in a genomic region of Arachis stenosperma cultivar V10309 chromosome 4, arast.V10309.gnm1.PFL2, whole genome shotgun sequence:
- the LOC130976540 gene encoding primase homolog protein-like: MSVIQNLWLCCPRTQPFLFKILPRIYVALSPRGSTIWCHSMSQATKVSSFPDGVEQVVDNNALGVPKVEILKQKMELLGINLDNSCLPGQYHNLFCPKCKGGKLKERSLSFHIIPDCEFAMWRCFRAKCGWAGRVFAKDSNLHGYGQMTEKSLGLEPLGPKLIAYFKERQISEKTLSRNAVRQMSESKEIIAFTYKQNGLLVGCKFRTMEKRFWQVKGTEKMLYGIDDINHASEVIIVEGEIDKLSLEEAGFQNCVSVPGGAPGKVSKDLPPIEKDTAYQYLWNCKEYFDKVVRIILATDNDPPGRALADELAKRLGQERCCQVHWPKKDDTNCFKDANEVLKYMGADTLKRIVENAEPYTIAHYRN, from the exons ATGTCAGTGATTCAGAATCTGTGGCTTTGTTGTCCTCGCACCCAACCCTTTTTATTCAAGATACTCCCAAGAATCTATGTAGCATTGTCACCAAGAGGAAGCACTATTTGGTGCCATTCAATGTCTCAGGCCACCAAAGTTTCCTCTTTTCCAG ATGGTGTGGAGCAAGTTGTGGACAATAATGCCCTTGGTGTTCCAAAAGTGGAGATATTGAAGCAGAAAATGGAGCTTCTTGGTATCAACTTGGACAACTCTTGTTTGCCCGGGCAGTACCATAACCTCTTTTGTCCAAAG TGCAAAGGTGGGAAACTAAAGGAGAGGAGTTTGTCTTTTCACATCATCCCTGATTG TGAATTTGCAATGTGGAGGTGTTTTCGAGCTAAATGCGGCTGGGCTGGTCGG GTTTTTGCAAAGGACAGCAACTTGCACGGTTATGGACAAATGACTGAAAAGAGCTTAGGATTGGAACCACTTGGTCCCAAG CTGATTGCATACTTTAAGGAGAGACAAATATCCGAAAAAACGCTAAGCAGAAATGCTGTCAGGCAAATGTCTGAGAGTAAG GAAATCATTGCTTTTACTTATAAACAGAATGGATTGCTTGTTGGTTGCAAGTTTAGAACAATGGAGAAAAGATTTTGGCAG GTAAAAGGCACTGAGAAGATGCTGTACGGAATTGATGACATTAATCATGCCTCTGAAGTCATCATT GTTGAGGGGGAAATTGATAAGCTTTCACTTGAGGAGGCTGGCTTCCAGAATTGTGTCAGTGTTCCAGGGGGTGCACCTGGAAAAGTTTCAAAAGATTTACCACCAATAGAAAAG GATACTGCATATCAGTACCTGTGGAACTGCAAAGAGTACTTTGACAAG GTAGTTCGCATCATCCTGGCAACTGACAATGATCCACCAGGTCGAGCTTTAGCAGATGAGCTGGCAAAACGCCTTGGACAAGAAAG GTGTTGCCAAGTACATTGGCCAAAGAAAGATGATACCAACTGTTTCAAAGATGCAAATGAG GTTCTCAAGTACATGGGAGCTGATACTTTGAAGAGAATAGTTGAAAATGCAGAGCCATATACAATTGCACACTATAGGAATTAG
- the LOC130976551 gene encoding uncharacterized protein LOC130976551 isoform X3, translating to MPETRSKKKSSKAAPPLPLPPPPSASERRNWGTVFNLMVKMVRNQQNQLQSISTQNKFLQDRWRIQNEAWQSDNRIHNDHISQMKGVLKIEEKKRLLEAAREDLMLGYKNREASVYKWILEHMEDDLADFKALFENHSCKSANGEVCSLDQGTVLKDTDKRKKRNTDSEKENKSPGMNSVEEMSSLKIKDELRILKEEREKLVSEKKFVWNQYNIMEKEYHNKLSAKQAEVDKANEKVRALVEQLESENNKKDSTISQLVSKVASMEAETERLNQEISRLSSEMESVRKSRKDQVTPVLNRCTEGTKTCNSGTSKSGRHRNVSVKKEVSTPDAPPPSKLSGKGNTSLKRKEGPVILTSVTPKLFSSSFKKM from the exons ATGCCCGAGACAAGATCAAAGAAGAAATCTTCAAAGGCCGCTCCAccacttcctcttcctcctcctccttctgcATCGGAGCGTCGAAACTGGGGCACCGTCTTCAACTTGATGGTTAAGATGGTGCGCAACCAGCAGAATCAGCTTCAGTCGATCTCAACGCAGAACAAGTTCCTCCAAGACCGTTGGCGAATCCAGAACGAAGCCTGGCAATCCGACAACCGCATTCACAACGATCACATCTCGCAG ATGAAGGGAGTTTTGAAAATTGAGGAGAAGAAACGGTTATTGGAGGCGGCTCGAGAGGATTTGATGCTGGGTTACAAGAATAGGGAGGCTTCTGTTTACAAATGGATTTTGG AGCATATGGAGGATGATTTGGCCGATTTTAAGGCTTTGTTTGAAAACCATTCTTGCAAATCCGCTAACGGAGAAGTATGTTCACTG GATCAAGGAACAGTATTGAAGGATACTGAcaagaggaagaaaagaaacacTGATAGTGAGAAAGAGAACAAGTCACCTGGGATGAATTCCGTAGAAGAGATGAGTTCTTTGAAAATCAAAGATgaattgagaatattaaaagAAGAACGTGAGAAGCTTGTTTCTGAAAAGAAATTTGTGTGGAATCAATACAATATCATGGAAAAAGAATATCACAATAAATTAAGTGCTAAACAAGCTGAAGTAGACAAAGCAAATGAGAAGGTAAGAGCACTTGTGGAACAACTGGAGtcagaaaataacaaaaagGATAGTACTATTTCACAGTTAGTTAGTAAAGTGGCTAGTATGGAGGCTGAGACAGAAAGATTAAACCAAGAAATATCACGATTGTCTTCGGAGATGGAATCTGTTAGAAAGTCCAGGAAAGACCAAGTTACGCCTGTTTTAAACCGATGCACAGAAGGGACTAAAACTTGTAACTCAGGAACCAGCAAGAGTGGCAGGCACAGAAATGTCTCTGTGAAAAAAGAAGTATCTACTCCTGATGCCCCTCCTCCTTCAAAATTATCTGGAAAG GGAAATACTAGCCTGAAGAGGAAAGAAGGTCCAGTTATTCTCACCTCTGTGACTCCGAAACTGTTCTCTTCCAGCTTCAAG AAAATGTAA
- the LOC130976109 gene encoding transcription initiation factor TFIID subunit 8-like: MGFTYPTNGNPNRRTIDHGGVGGRASSDEFGRAVSRIAVAQICESAGFNGVKNSAIEALSDVTIRYLIDLGRIAEFYANLAGRSQCSVFDLILGLEDLEQVKGFIGSGQSQCLLGSGTVRDLMRFVNCGDEVPFAQPIPNFPVIRQRKVIPSFLQMGEAPPSKHIPPWLPALPDPHTYIHTPMWDERTSDPREDKVEQARQRRKAERSLLSLQKRLLLCSGSVETRNTTSNVVVPSGGGASLRQGEGEGGDKNPYLKAPVDNKDVSPVPLPGKLSDDVDMIANHVSVLEAFAPAIEMMRSSGVLCEDDGMQGRTVLPAVRPTVYFKFRAGKKLIHESLDMRNQKKDASRTAALAGREDERDDKKRRAELILKQSMENPQELTLL; encoded by the coding sequence ATGGGGTTCACTTATCCCACGAATGGAAACCCTAATCGACGGACTATCGACCATGGAGGAGTTGGAGGAAGAGCTTCATCTGACGAGTTTGGGCGTGCGGTTTCTCGAATAGCCGTGGCACAGATTTGCGAATCTGCAGGGTTTAATGGCGTCAAGAATTCCGCCATCGAAGCACTTTCCGATGTCACAATTAGGTACCTTATTGACTTGGGAAGAATTGCTGAATTTTATGCTAACCTTGCTGGTAGATCGCAATGTAGTGTCTTTGATTTGATTCTAGGGTTAGAGGATTTAGAACAGGTCAAGGGTTTCATAGGTTCTGGTCAAAGTCAATGCCTTTTAGGTTCAGGAACTGTTAGGGATCTTATGAGGTTTGTGAATTGCGGTGATGAGGTTCCTTTTGCTCAGCCAATACCGAATTTTCCAGTGATTCGACAGCGGAAAGTTATCCCTAGTTTCTTGCAAATGGGGGAGGCACCACCTTCTAAGCATATACCGCCTTGGTTGCCGGCATTGCCGGACCCTCACACTTATATTCACACGCCTATGTGGGATGAGAGGACTAGTGATCCCCGGGAAGACAAGGTTGAACAGGCCAGGCAACGTAGAAAGGCTGAGAGGTCGTTATTGAGCTTGCAGAAGAGGTTGTTGTTGTGTAGTGGTTCAGTAGAAACACGCAATACGACTTCTAATGTGGTTGTGCCGAGTGGTGGTGGTGCTTCACTTAGACAAGGAGAAGGTGAAGGGGGTGATAAGAACCCTTACCTTAAGGCTCCTGTGGATAACAAAGATGTTTCTCCAGTTCCCTTGCCGGGGAAGCTTTCTGATGATGTTGATATGATTGCAAATCATGTTTCTGTGTTGGAGGCATTTGCTCCTGCAATTGAGATGATGAGGAGTAGTGGTGTTTTGTGCGAAGATGACGGGATGCAAGGGAGAACAGTTCTTCCAGCTGTGAGACCTACTGTTTATTTCAAGTTCAGGGCTGGAAAAAAGCTTATCCACGAGTCCTTGGATATGAGGAATCAAAAGAAGGATGCTTCACGAACAGCGGCCTTGGCTGGTAGAGAAGACGAGAGGGATGATAAGAAGAGGAGAGCTGAGCTTATTCTCAAACAATCTATGGAAAACCCACAAGAACTCACTTTGTTGTAG
- the LOC130976234 gene encoding patellin-4, with protein MTAEVTAQEETQQRASEVPAEEPQKNVAAAKEEEKVLEVEESKAETMGKSSSYREESNFLSDLKEFERKALNELKAKLEEAILGHDLFDEKTEESKKMNEATEEDNKKEEEVKNQGAEEEGEEPVKEQEEKKSEEEEKSVEVEKDVSLWGVPILPSKGDEGTDVVLLKFLRAREFKVSDAFEMLKKTLKWRKESSIDSVVDEDFGPGLGSAACMSGVDREGHPVCYNIYGVFDNEELYQKSFGSEEKRIEFLRWRCQMMEKGIQKLNFKPGGVTSLLQVNDLKNSPGPSKKELRIAVKQVVSLLQDNYPELVAKHIFINVPFWYYAVSALLSPFLTQRTKRKFVVARPAKVTETLIKYIPIEEIPVQYGGFKREDDTEFCSEDGAVSELTLKAASTATIEIPTLEVGNTLCWDVTVLGWEVSYKEEFIPSDEGSYTIIVQKGKKMGSQEGPVRNTFRNNEAGKVVLTIDNTSNKKKRVWYRYKTIKNTF; from the exons ATGACTGCTGAGGTTACTGCTCAAGAAGAGACCCAACAAAGAGCTTCTGAGGTTCCTGCTGAAGAGCCACAGAAGAATGTTGCTGctgcaaaagaagaagagaaggttCTTGAAGTGGAAGAATCCAAGGCAGAAACAATGGGGAAGAGCTCTTCCTACAGGGAAGAGAGCAACTTCCTCTCTGATCTCAAAGAGTTTGAGAGAAAAGCCTTGAATGAGCTCAAGGCTAAGCTTGAGGAAGCTATCTTGGGACACGACCTCTTTGATGAAAAGACAGAAGAGTCAAAGAAGATGAATGAAGCTACTGAAGAGGATAataagaaggaagaagaagttAAAAATCAAGGTGCTGAGGAGGAGGGTGAGGAACCAGTGAAGGAacaagaggagaagaaaagtgaagaagaggagaaaaGTGTTGAAGTGGAGAAGGATGTGTCTCTTTGGGGGGTACCCATTTTGCCAAGCAAAGGAGATGAAGGGACTGATGTAGTTCTTCTCAAGTTCCTGAGGGCTAGGGAGTTCAAGGTCAGTGATGCATTTGAGATGCTGAAGAAGACCCTGAAATGGAGGAAGGAATCCAGCATTGATTCTGTTGTGGATGAGGATTTTGGACCTGGGTTGGGTTCTGCAGCATGCATGAGTGGTGTTGATCGTGAAGGGCACCCAGTGTGCTACAACATCTATGGTGTGTTTGATAATGAGGAGCTTTACCAGAAGAGCTTTGGATCGGAGGAGAAGCGCATTGAGTTCTTGAGGTGGAGGTGCCAGATGATGGAGAAGGGTATTCAGAAGCTCAATTTCAAGCCAGGTGGTGTCACTTCCTTGCTTCAAGTCAATGACCTTAAGAACTCCCCTGGACCCtccaagaaagagctcagaATTGCAGTAAAGCAAGTTGTTTCACTTTTGCAGGATAATTACCCTGAATTGGTGGCCAAACAT ATTTTCATCAATGTTCCTTTTTGGTACTATGCTGTAAGTGCACTTTTATCTCCTTTCTTGACCCaaagaacaaagagaaaatTTGTGGTTGCTCGCCCTGCTAAGGTCACTGAAACACTTATCAA ATACATTCCAATTGAGGAGATTCCAGTTCAATATGGTGGTTTCAAGAGGGAAGATGACACAGAGTTCTGTTCCGAAGATGGTGCTGTTTCAGAACTCACTCTCAAGGCTGCATCAACTGCAACTATTGAGATTCCTACATTGGAG GTTGGGAACACATTGTGTTGGGATGTGACAGTGCTGGGTTGGGAAGTGAGTTACAAGGAAGAATTTATTCCTTCAGATGAGGGTTCATACACAATCATTGTGCAGAAAGGGAAGAAAATGGGTTCACAAGAAGGGCCTGTTAGGAACACTTTTAGGAACAATGAAGCAGGGAAAGTTGTGCTCACCATAGACAACacatcaaacaagaagaagaggGTTTGGTACCGATACAAGACCATCAAGAACACTTTTTGA
- the LOC130976551 gene encoding uncharacterized protein LOC130976551 isoform X2, giving the protein MPETRSKKKSSKAAPPLPLPPPPSASERRNWGTVFNLMVKMVRNQQNQLQSISTQNKFLQDRWRIQNEAWQSDNRIHNDHISQMKGVLKIEEKKRLLEAAREDLMLGYKNREASVYKWILEHMEDDLADFKALFENHSCKSANGEDQGTVLKDTDKRKKRNTDSEKENKSPGMNSVEEMSSLKIKDELRILKEEREKLVSEKKFVWNQYNIMEKEYHNKLSAKQAEVDKANEKVRALVEQLESENNKKDSTISQLVSKVASMEAETERLNQEISRLSSEMESVRKSRKDQVTPVLNRCTEGTKTCNSGTSKSGRHRNVSVKKEVSTPDAPPPSKLSGKGNTSLKRKEGPVILTSVTPKLFSSSFKVPKLKSSVNV; this is encoded by the exons ATGCCCGAGACAAGATCAAAGAAGAAATCTTCAAAGGCCGCTCCAccacttcctcttcctcctcctccttctgcATCGGAGCGTCGAAACTGGGGCACCGTCTTCAACTTGATGGTTAAGATGGTGCGCAACCAGCAGAATCAGCTTCAGTCGATCTCAACGCAGAACAAGTTCCTCCAAGACCGTTGGCGAATCCAGAACGAAGCCTGGCAATCCGACAACCGCATTCACAACGATCACATCTCGCAG ATGAAGGGAGTTTTGAAAATTGAGGAGAAGAAACGGTTATTGGAGGCGGCTCGAGAGGATTTGATGCTGGGTTACAAGAATAGGGAGGCTTCTGTTTACAAATGGATTTTGG AGCATATGGAGGATGATTTGGCCGATTTTAAGGCTTTGTTTGAAAACCATTCTTGCAAATCCGCTAACGGAGAA GATCAAGGAACAGTATTGAAGGATACTGAcaagaggaagaaaagaaacacTGATAGTGAGAAAGAGAACAAGTCACCTGGGATGAATTCCGTAGAAGAGATGAGTTCTTTGAAAATCAAAGATgaattgagaatattaaaagAAGAACGTGAGAAGCTTGTTTCTGAAAAGAAATTTGTGTGGAATCAATACAATATCATGGAAAAAGAATATCACAATAAATTAAGTGCTAAACAAGCTGAAGTAGACAAAGCAAATGAGAAGGTAAGAGCACTTGTGGAACAACTGGAGtcagaaaataacaaaaagGATAGTACTATTTCACAGTTAGTTAGTAAAGTGGCTAGTATGGAGGCTGAGACAGAAAGATTAAACCAAGAAATATCACGATTGTCTTCGGAGATGGAATCTGTTAGAAAGTCCAGGAAAGACCAAGTTACGCCTGTTTTAAACCGATGCACAGAAGGGACTAAAACTTGTAACTCAGGAACCAGCAAGAGTGGCAGGCACAGAAATGTCTCTGTGAAAAAAGAAGTATCTACTCCTGATGCCCCTCCTCCTTCAAAATTATCTGGAAAG GGAAATACTAGCCTGAAGAGGAAAGAAGGTCCAGTTATTCTCACCTCTGTGACTCCGAAACTGTTCTCTTCCAGCTTCAAGGTACCAAAATTGAAGTCCTCTGTAAACGTATGA
- the LOC130976551 gene encoding uncharacterized protein LOC130976551 isoform X1, with amino-acid sequence MPETRSKKKSSKAAPPLPLPPPPSASERRNWGTVFNLMVKMVRNQQNQLQSISTQNKFLQDRWRIQNEAWQSDNRIHNDHISQMKGVLKIEEKKRLLEAAREDLMLGYKNREASVYKWILEHMEDDLADFKALFENHSCKSANGEVCSLDQGTVLKDTDKRKKRNTDSEKENKSPGMNSVEEMSSLKIKDELRILKEEREKLVSEKKFVWNQYNIMEKEYHNKLSAKQAEVDKANEKVRALVEQLESENNKKDSTISQLVSKVASMEAETERLNQEISRLSSEMESVRKSRKDQVTPVLNRCTEGTKTCNSGTSKSGRHRNVSVKKEVSTPDAPPPSKLSGKGNTSLKRKEGPVILTSVTPKLFSSSFKVPKLKSSVNV; translated from the exons ATGCCCGAGACAAGATCAAAGAAGAAATCTTCAAAGGCCGCTCCAccacttcctcttcctcctcctccttctgcATCGGAGCGTCGAAACTGGGGCACCGTCTTCAACTTGATGGTTAAGATGGTGCGCAACCAGCAGAATCAGCTTCAGTCGATCTCAACGCAGAACAAGTTCCTCCAAGACCGTTGGCGAATCCAGAACGAAGCCTGGCAATCCGACAACCGCATTCACAACGATCACATCTCGCAG ATGAAGGGAGTTTTGAAAATTGAGGAGAAGAAACGGTTATTGGAGGCGGCTCGAGAGGATTTGATGCTGGGTTACAAGAATAGGGAGGCTTCTGTTTACAAATGGATTTTGG AGCATATGGAGGATGATTTGGCCGATTTTAAGGCTTTGTTTGAAAACCATTCTTGCAAATCCGCTAACGGAGAAGTATGTTCACTG GATCAAGGAACAGTATTGAAGGATACTGAcaagaggaagaaaagaaacacTGATAGTGAGAAAGAGAACAAGTCACCTGGGATGAATTCCGTAGAAGAGATGAGTTCTTTGAAAATCAAAGATgaattgagaatattaaaagAAGAACGTGAGAAGCTTGTTTCTGAAAAGAAATTTGTGTGGAATCAATACAATATCATGGAAAAAGAATATCACAATAAATTAAGTGCTAAACAAGCTGAAGTAGACAAAGCAAATGAGAAGGTAAGAGCACTTGTGGAACAACTGGAGtcagaaaataacaaaaagGATAGTACTATTTCACAGTTAGTTAGTAAAGTGGCTAGTATGGAGGCTGAGACAGAAAGATTAAACCAAGAAATATCACGATTGTCTTCGGAGATGGAATCTGTTAGAAAGTCCAGGAAAGACCAAGTTACGCCTGTTTTAAACCGATGCACAGAAGGGACTAAAACTTGTAACTCAGGAACCAGCAAGAGTGGCAGGCACAGAAATGTCTCTGTGAAAAAAGAAGTATCTACTCCTGATGCCCCTCCTCCTTCAAAATTATCTGGAAAG GGAAATACTAGCCTGAAGAGGAAAGAAGGTCCAGTTATTCTCACCTCTGTGACTCCGAAACTGTTCTCTTCCAGCTTCAAGGTACCAAAATTGAAGTCCTCTGTAAACGTATGA
- the LOC130973263 gene encoding berberine bridge enzyme-like 8 yields the protein MVVRSNNIRALPSLLLVLPIIVVLLVSIAPCSTSASNSNPSAHNTFIHCLVNRSDSSHPITSAIFTPRNASFTSVLDSYVRNLRFNTSTTRKPYLIITALHVSHVQAAVVCGQRHNLQMKIRSGGHDYEGVSYVAEVPFFILDMFNLRSIEVDIESETAWVQAGAQLGEVYYNIAKKSKGHGFPAGVCPTVGVGGHISGGGYGNMMRKYGLSVDNVVDAQIVDVQGRLLDRESMGEDLFWAIRGGGGGSFGVVIAYKINLVKVPEKVTVFSVYRTLEENATDIVYNWQHVAPTIDNDLFIRLIMDVVNATQNGTKTLRANFIALYLGDSKTLISLLHDKFPQLGLKQQDCIETTWLQSVLFWTNINISTPLEVLLDRQPQSPVNFLKRKSDYVKKPISKEGLEGIFNKMIELVDTILYFNPYGGRMAEIPSTETPFPHRAGRLWKVQYQANWKTPGKDVADYYIDLTRKLHKYMTPFVSNNPREAFFNYKDLDLGINHNGKNSYVQGRVYGVDYFNQNFNRLVQIKTKVDPSNFFRNEQSIPTLPN from the exons atggtaGTTCGTTCTAATAATATTAGAGCATTACCATCATTATTACTAGTTCTTCCCATTATTGTTGTGTTATTAGTTTCCATAGCACCATGTTCAACTTCAGCTTCAAATTCAAATCCCTCAGCTCAcaatacattcattcattgccTAGTAAACCGTTCAGATTCTTCTCACCCAATAACTTCAGCAATTTTCACACCAAGGAATGCCTCATTCACTTCGGTGCTGGATTCCTACGTTAGAAACCTTCGTTTCAACACGTCGACAACAAGAAAACCATACCTCATAATCACTGCTTTGCATGTATCTCACGTGCAAGCAGCCGTTGTGTGTGGTCAAAGGCACAACCTGCAAATGAAAATCCGAAGCGGCGGGCATGACTACGAAGGAGTGTCATATGTGGCTGAAGTGCCGTTCTTCATCCTAGACATGTTCAACCTGAGATCCATTGAGGTTGACATAGAGAGTGAAACAGCTTGGGTACAGGCAGGTGCACAGTTAGGTGAGGTGTACTATAATATTGCTAAGAAGAGTAAAGGTCATGGATTCCCAGCAGGGGTTTGTCCCACAGTTGGTGTTGGAGGGCACATAAGTGGTGGTGGCTATGGCAATATGATGAGAAAATATGGTCTTTCAGTCGACAACGTTGTTGATGCACAAATAGTTGATGTTCAAG GTAGACTACTTGATAGAGAATCAATGGGAGAAGATCTGTTTTGGGCCATTAGAGGTGGCGGTGGTGGTAGCTTTGGTGTTGTGATTGCCTACAAAATCAACCTTGTTAAAGTCCCAGAGAAAGTTACTGTGTTCAGTGTTTATAGAACCTTAGAAgaaaatgccacagacatagTTTATAATTGGCAACATGTTGCACCTACCATTGACAATGACCTCTTCATTAGGCTTATCATGGATGTGGTGAATGCAACACAAAATGGAACTAAGACTCTTAGGGCTAACTTCATAGCCTTGTACCTTGGTGACTccaaaaccctaatttctcTCTTGCATGACAAGTTTCCTCAATTGGGTTTGAAGCAACAAGATTGCATTGAAACAACTTGGCTTCAATCGGTGCTCTTTTGGACTAACATCAACATTTCAACTCCTCTTGAGGTCTTGCTTGATAGGCAACCACAATCACCAGTCAACTTCTTGAAAAGGAAATCTGATTATGTGAAGAAACCAATTTCAAAAGAGGGTTTGGAAGGAATTTTCAACAAGATGATTGAGTTGGTAGATACTATACTGTATTTCAATCCTTATGGTGGAAGAATGGCTGAGATTCCATCAACAGAAACTCCTTTTCCTCATAGGGCTGGAAGATTATGGAAGGTTCAGTACCAAGCAAATTGGAAAACTCCAGGGAAAGATGTTGCTGATTACTACATTGACTTGACTAGGAAACTTCATAAGTACATGACTCCTTTTGTGTCCAACAACCCTAGAGAGGCTTTCTTCAATTACAAGGATCTTGATTTGGGAATTAACCATAATGGTAAGAACAGCTATGTGCAAGGTAGGGTTTATGGGGTTGACTATTTCAATCAAAACTTCAATAGGTTGGTTCAAATTAAGACCAAGGTTGATCCTTCCAACTTCTTTAGGAATGAACAAAGCATCCCTACCCTGCCAAATTAG